The proteins below come from a single Gimesia alba genomic window:
- a CDS encoding c-type cytochrome domain-containing protein, whose translation MLQLLSKTILLCSLILLIFPADSLQAAETQIDYSKQIAPLFRKYCEGCHSVDDAEGKFAIDSYAGLLKGGKHGPAVLPGDSKSSRLIRMITGEAKPVMPPEDSGEKLTSREITLLTEWVKQGAKGPSGKTPARRELMVPEIAPSKTVPKPIASLAWSPTNDFIAIARYSEVDLLSGASNKIVRTIKGLPGKVNSVRFSPDGQWLITSSGTTGLFGQADIWDVATGKKLKEFVGHRDVLYAAQISPDKKTLATGSYDQNIILWDIATGKQIRSLTGHNGAVFDLAFSPDSTTLASASADSTVKVWQVATGNRLDTRSQPLKEQVTVSFSPDGNSILAAGADNRIRKWKFVSRKSAKINPLIYARFAHENPVIQIIHSPDGKLLGSISDDLSLKIWDANQLQLLHVIENLPTIPTSVAFSPDSNTSIVGFSNGLLKRFPLPATLSAPTGKQQVAKTDATTSPLRKDTPQVIQIKEVEPNNQPAQATVLTSPAIVASGVIESTQQNKADVDLYRFESKAGQEWLIETNAARKKSKLDSKIEVLNAEGNQTPRILLQAVRDSYFTFRGKDSNILNDFRIQNWQEMELNEYLYANGEVVKLWLYPRGPDSGFNVYPGSGGKRYTYFGTSPITHALHEPCYIVEPHPVGTELPPNGLPVFTVYYENNDDGRRELGDDSRLIFKAPKDGVYYVRVSDVRSFQGKDFHYELTVRPRKPDFKVTLKGANPKVNAGSGKEFEVVAQRLDGFDGPIQVDLSDVPPGFHVTSPIIIQAGHDRAYGVISADPIAESEGPLVATRPDDARYTPIKVTAIATIAGVKQTHAVNSLGTVQLLPRPKLIIRMVSLEINPITVAGDNLEQIPDKPLELTIHPGETIAAKVLLLRNGYNGVVSFGREYAGRNLPHGVYVDNIGLNGLLLLDNQNERTFYLTAAKWVPETTRLFHLQAAQDGKQTSIPVLLHVKQRDKLAASSK comes from the coding sequence ATGTTACAACTCCTGTCAAAAACCATCCTGCTTTGCTCACTCATTCTGTTGATCTTCCCGGCAGATTCTCTGCAGGCCGCCGAAACGCAGATTGATTACTCAAAACAGATCGCCCCTCTGTTTCGAAAATATTGTGAAGGCTGCCACAGTGTCGATGATGCCGAAGGAAAATTCGCCATCGATTCCTATGCCGGTCTGCTCAAAGGGGGGAAACATGGTCCCGCAGTTCTCCCGGGTGACAGCAAGAGCAGCCGTCTAATTCGCATGATCACGGGTGAAGCCAAACCAGTGATGCCGCCGGAAGACAGTGGAGAGAAACTTACTTCCCGGGAAATCACATTACTGACGGAGTGGGTTAAGCAGGGAGCGAAAGGGCCTTCCGGGAAGACTCCGGCCCGCAGAGAATTGATGGTGCCTGAAATCGCACCGTCAAAAACAGTTCCCAAACCCATTGCCTCGCTGGCCTGGTCACCGACCAACGATTTCATTGCCATTGCCCGTTATTCTGAAGTCGATCTACTCTCGGGAGCCTCGAACAAAATTGTTCGCACGATCAAAGGCCTCCCGGGCAAGGTGAATTCCGTTCGCTTCAGCCCGGATGGACAATGGTTGATCACTTCCTCGGGAACCACAGGTTTATTCGGCCAGGCTGACATCTGGGATGTGGCCACTGGCAAGAAACTGAAAGAATTTGTTGGTCATCGAGACGTATTGTACGCCGCTCAGATCAGTCCAGATAAAAAAACGCTGGCGACGGGTAGCTACGATCAGAACATTATTCTGTGGGATATAGCGACAGGAAAACAGATTCGTTCGCTGACGGGCCACAATGGGGCCGTCTTTGATCTGGCATTCAGCCCGGACAGTACCACACTCGCCAGTGCCTCCGCCGACTCCACTGTCAAAGTCTGGCAGGTCGCAACCGGCAATCGTCTGGATACCCGCAGCCAGCCACTCAAGGAACAGGTCACAGTCTCCTTCAGTCCCGATGGTAACTCGATTCTGGCTGCTGGTGCGGACAATCGAATTCGTAAATGGAAATTTGTTTCTCGTAAATCTGCAAAAATCAATCCTCTGATTTATGCCCGGTTTGCCCATGAAAATCCAGTGATTCAAATCATACATTCTCCTGATGGAAAACTGCTGGGGTCGATTTCTGATGACCTTTCTCTAAAGATCTGGGATGCGAATCAGCTTCAGCTCTTACATGTGATCGAAAATCTGCCCACCATTCCGACCTCCGTTGCGTTTTCCCCTGATTCTAATACATCGATTGTCGGTTTCAGCAATGGACTCTTAAAACGATTCCCACTCCCGGCCACGCTTTCCGCACCGACTGGAAAACAGCAAGTCGCGAAAACAGATGCAACGACTTCCCCACTTCGTAAAGACACTCCCCAAGTAATTCAGATCAAAGAAGTAGAGCCCAATAACCAACCTGCCCAGGCAACGGTTTTAACATCTCCCGCGATTGTCGCCAGCGGTGTGATTGAGTCTACTCAACAAAACAAAGCAGACGTGGATCTGTACCGCTTTGAATCCAAAGCGGGGCAAGAATGGCTCATTGAAACCAATGCCGCTCGTAAAAAATCTAAACTCGACTCCAAAATTGAAGTCCTGAATGCAGAAGGAAATCAGACTCCACGTATCTTACTGCAGGCTGTCCGCGATTCCTATTTTACCTTTCGCGGAAAAGACTCAAATATTCTGAACGATTTCCGAATTCAAAACTGGCAGGAGATGGAATTAAACGAATACCTGTATGCGAATGGCGAAGTCGTCAAACTCTGGCTCTATCCGCGTGGTCCCGATTCAGGCTTCAACGTCTATCCCGGTAGCGGCGGTAAGCGCTATACTTACTTTGGAACCAGCCCAATTACGCACGCACTGCACGAACCGTGTTATATCGTCGAACCACATCCGGTCGGAACCGAGTTACCTCCTAACGGTCTGCCTGTTTTCACTGTTTATTATGAGAACAACGATGACGGCCGCCGCGAACTGGGCGATGATTCGCGATTGATCTTCAAAGCCCCGAAAGACGGCGTCTACTATGTGCGTGTTTCAGATGTCCGTAGCTTTCAGGGAAAAGACTTTCATTACGAATTGACGGTTCGTCCCCGGAAACCTGATTTTAAAGTCACACTGAAAGGAGCCAACCCCAAAGTCAACGCGGGCAGCGGTAAAGAATTTGAAGTGGTCGCCCAGCGGTTGGATGGCTTTGATGGACCGATTCAAGTTGATCTTTCCGACGTGCCACCCGGGTTTCATGTGACCAGTCCAATCATCATTCAAGCCGGTCATGATCGTGCTTACGGCGTTATTTCTGCTGATCCGATTGCAGAGTCTGAAGGTCCACTGGTCGCAACGCGACCCGACGATGCCCGTTATACTCCGATCAAAGTAACCGCGATCGCCACCATCGCAGGAGTGAAACAAACCCATGCAGTGAATTCCCTGGGAACGGTCCAACTGCTTCCAAGACCGAAGTTAATCATTCGTATGGTGTCGCTGGAAATCAATCCAATAACCGTAGCCGGCGACAACCTGGAGCAAATTCCGGACAAGCCGCTGGAGCTGACCATCCATCCTGGAGAAACTATTGCCGCAAAGGTGCTACTGTTACGAAACGGTTACAACGGTGTGGTCAGTTTTGGTCGTGAGTATGCGGGACGTAATCTGCCGCACGGAGTCTACGTGGACAATATCGGCTTGAACGGCCTGTTGCTGCTGGATAATCAAAACGAACGAACCTTTTACCTGACCGCTGCCAAGTGGGTGCCTGAGACAACACGACTGTTCCATTTGCAAGCCGCCCAGGATGGAAAACAGACTTCCATTCCTGTGTTACTGCATGTCAAACAGAGAGATAAGCTGGCCGCAAGTTCGAAATAA
- a CDS encoding c-type cytochrome encodes MIQALKTLSIAVSAVLVSQSLMADDASQSQSNQKWTFTGSDHGWTAYTDCTLDVKDDALQVHSTGKDPHFGRDLKSPAGWKKVKLRVRSAHRLKGEIYWKTQKQNAYSDSRSEKFQTRNNNNNKWQDLAFVFYADSELTGLRIDPASRKGLVEIESISLEDTEPPASASATPVDQIKLLPGFKIELLYSVPTDVQGSWVSMTIDPKGRLIASDQYGDLYRITPAKIGSQVNDTKVEKLPVDMGMAHGLLYAFDSLYAVVNGGKERPSGLYRLKDTNGDDQFDEVKFLREIKGAGEHGPHAIILSPDKKSLYIAAGNHTDLPAPEKSVVPQNWDEDLLLPRLWDARGHAAGKLAPGGWICRTDPEGKEFEVVSIGFRNEYDIAFNPEGELFTYDADMEWDVGSPWYRPTRVNHVTSGSEFGWRSGTGKWPDYYPDSLPAIVNIGQGSPTGIVFGTGTKFPAKYQEALFISDWSYGIIYAVHMKPQGASYVATYEKFASATPLPVTDLVVNPVDGAFYFTIGGRKTQSGLYRITYTGKESTAPAEPKPDQLAALRELRRDLEAFHSQRDESIVYSVWPYLGHADRHIRYAARIALEHQPVEQWQNCVLLEKDPATLINAGIALARNGKPGFKTPLINRLKSLDWNALSQTQKMDLLRLYQLVFIRLGEPTEKERKEVLAQINGAYPAQNSFMNRELSQVLVYLNAPKVIERTLELQDKALTQEEQIHYAKVLSSLTTGWNDDLRKKYFEWYLKSTAHKGGMSFNKFLVNIRAEAIKTLTDAEKETLKPVLEVNLEKAEPIAQGPPRPFVKKWTVDELLNAANTDKVQRNFERGREMFAAGTCFKCHRFAGEGGTIGPDLTGAGGRFNAQNLLESIIEPSKVISDQYASTMFLLDDGRVVNGRVINLHGKNLMVLTDMANPSNLTSVNRDTVEEMMPSKSSMMPTGLVDTLTKEEALDLLAYLRSGGNPDHELFKKKD; translated from the coding sequence GTGATTCAAGCACTCAAAACTTTATCCATTGCCGTTAGTGCGGTACTGGTCTCACAGTCGTTAATGGCAGACGACGCCAGTCAATCGCAGTCGAACCAGAAGTGGACCTTCACGGGCAGTGACCATGGTTGGACTGCCTATACAGATTGTACTTTAGATGTGAAAGATGACGCACTCCAGGTTCACAGCACAGGCAAAGATCCTCATTTTGGCCGCGATCTCAAATCTCCTGCCGGCTGGAAGAAAGTCAAACTGCGAGTGCGGTCTGCTCATAGATTAAAGGGGGAGATCTACTGGAAAACGCAGAAGCAAAATGCATATTCCGATTCCCGTTCAGAAAAGTTCCAGACAAGAAACAATAATAATAACAAATGGCAGGATCTGGCATTTGTTTTTTATGCAGATTCAGAATTGACGGGCCTGCGGATTGATCCTGCCAGTCGAAAAGGTTTGGTCGAAATCGAATCAATTTCACTGGAAGATACCGAGCCTCCTGCTTCAGCATCAGCCACTCCCGTCGATCAAATTAAATTGCTGCCAGGATTCAAAATCGAACTGCTGTATTCCGTTCCTACCGATGTGCAGGGTTCCTGGGTCAGTATGACCATTGATCCCAAAGGACGGCTGATTGCCTCGGATCAATACGGCGACCTCTACCGGATTACTCCTGCCAAAATTGGTTCTCAAGTCAACGATACAAAAGTTGAAAAGCTACCCGTTGATATGGGGATGGCACACGGCTTACTGTATGCGTTTGATAGTCTGTACGCAGTTGTGAATGGTGGCAAGGAACGTCCTTCCGGCTTATACCGTCTGAAAGATACGAATGGTGACGATCAGTTTGATGAAGTCAAATTCCTGAGAGAAATCAAAGGGGCAGGCGAACACGGGCCGCATGCAATTATTCTTTCGCCTGATAAAAAGTCACTGTATATCGCCGCCGGTAACCATACTGATTTGCCTGCTCCCGAAAAATCGGTCGTGCCCCAGAACTGGGATGAAGACTTACTCCTGCCTCGACTCTGGGATGCCCGCGGCCATGCCGCCGGTAAACTGGCACCGGGTGGCTGGATCTGTCGTACCGATCCTGAAGGAAAAGAATTTGAAGTCGTCAGTATTGGGTTCCGAAACGAGTATGACATCGCCTTCAACCCTGAAGGAGAATTATTTACTTATGATGCCGATATGGAGTGGGACGTGGGTTCGCCTTGGTATCGTCCGACTCGTGTGAATCATGTGACCAGTGGAAGTGAATTCGGCTGGCGCTCCGGTACCGGAAAATGGCCCGACTATTATCCTGACAGTCTACCTGCGATTGTAAATATCGGTCAGGGATCACCAACGGGGATCGTCTTCGGAACTGGCACGAAATTTCCCGCAAAATATCAGGAAGCATTGTTCATTTCTGACTGGAGCTATGGAATTATTTACGCCGTACATATGAAGCCGCAAGGTGCTTCCTATGTTGCAACATACGAAAAATTTGCGTCCGCCACACCGCTTCCTGTAACGGATCTGGTAGTCAATCCTGTCGATGGCGCGTTTTATTTTACAATTGGCGGTCGTAAGACACAGTCTGGCTTATACCGGATTACTTACACCGGAAAAGAATCAACGGCTCCCGCAGAACCGAAACCGGATCAGCTAGCAGCCCTTCGGGAATTGCGTCGCGATCTCGAAGCATTTCACTCGCAACGGGATGAATCCATTGTCTATTCCGTCTGGCCTTACCTGGGGCACGCTGATCGACATATTCGCTATGCCGCACGCATCGCACTGGAGCATCAGCCTGTGGAACAATGGCAGAACTGTGTTCTGTTAGAAAAAGATCCCGCAACGCTGATCAACGCCGGCATCGCCTTAGCCCGAAACGGCAAACCAGGGTTTAAAACGCCGTTAATTAACCGGTTGAAGAGCCTCGACTGGAATGCCTTAAGCCAGACACAGAAAATGGATTTACTGCGGTTGTACCAGCTCGTATTCATTCGATTAGGAGAACCAACGGAAAAAGAACGCAAAGAAGTGCTCGCACAAATTAACGGCGCTTATCCGGCTCAGAATTCGTTCATGAACCGTGAGCTAAGTCAGGTTCTGGTTTATCTGAATGCTCCCAAGGTCATTGAACGCACCCTGGAACTGCAGGATAAAGCACTGACTCAGGAAGAACAGATTCATTATGCAAAAGTACTCAGCAGTCTGACGACTGGCTGGAATGATGATCTGCGTAAGAAATATTTTGAGTGGTACTTAAAATCAACGGCTCACAAAGGGGGCATGTCATTCAATAAATTCCTCGTGAATATTCGCGCGGAGGCAATTAAAACACTGACTGATGCCGAGAAGGAAACCCTGAAACCAGTTCTGGAAGTGAATCTGGAAAAAGCGGAGCCCATTGCACAAGGACCGCCACGACCTTTTGTCAAAAAGTGGACCGTCGATGAACTCTTGAATGCAGCCAATACCGATAAGGTTCAGCGAAACTTTGAGCGGGGGCGGGAAATGTTTGCCGCTGGCACGTGTTTCAAATGTCATCGCTTCGCCGGTGAAGGCGGAACAATTGGACCGGATCTCACCGGAGCCGGTGGTCGCTTCAATGCACAGAATCTGCTGGAGTCAATCATTGAGCCTTCCAAAGTGATTTCCGATCAATACGCTTCAACCATGTTTCTTCTCGATGATGGTCGAGTGGTGAACGGACGCGTCATCAATTTGCATGGTAAAAATTTGATGGTGCTGACCGATATGGCGAACCCCAGCAATTTGACCAGCGTCAACCGGGATACGGTGGAAGAAATGATGCCTTCCAAGTCGTCGATGATGCCCACAGGCCTCGTTGATACGTTGACCAAAGAGGAAGCGTTGGACCTGTTGGCCTACTTGCGATCAGGGGGAAATCCTGATCATGAGTTGTTTAAGAAAAAGGACTAG
- a CDS encoding DUF1549 domain-containing protein — translation MFPARRVTRFTLFLILTGLLSPGLHSGSLRAADAVEKIVLLPETIHLSGKEARHGVSIQKINQDAEIAGPVTAESQLSSSNPAVAKIEGQTVVPVANGTAVITATLGKLKTSSQVNVTGIDKPHQWSFRNDVQPVLTKAACNSGPCHGALAGKGGFRLSLKAYDVKGDFHTIVKQSRGRRIELSDPARSLFLIKPTGAVPHKGGVRFETDSPEYRILSEWIAQGAPAPAETDPVIERLEVLPARSILTKGQTQNLLVQAHYSDQSVRDVTQWTAFSSVNESVASVDERGTVKVTGFGEGAIVCNFSSKIAISKITSPYEQKIDLALYAQSPKHNFIDELVIKQLKRLNLPPSPQSNDADFIRRAFIDTIGTLPKPEEVEAFVADKNPDKRNKLIDQLLDRPEFVDYWTYKWSDLLLVNGALIRPQAVKAYHEWIHSHVKQNTPWDQMVRELITAQGSSIENGATNFYAIHQDPESMTENVSQAFLGLAIGCAKCHNHPLEKWTNNQYYAMANFFSRVRAKGWGGSQSSGDGIRTLFVATEGDLVQPLTGKPQPPTPLDGKPIDINAPEDRRVYLANWLTSKENHLFSRSITNRVWANFFGVGLVESVDDMRESNPASNEELLAATSDYLVQQQFDLKALMKVILQSAAYQRSSQPLPENKDEKRFYSRYYPRRMMAEVLLDAISQVTEVPDEFTQYFEPSPQKTDFYPKGTRAIQLYDSSVISYFLKTFGRNERMITCECERTEEPTMVQVLHLSNGDTINDKLKAKESRVTKLLDAKKSDKELIADIYMLCLSRKPTQKEETELTKLLAETPQAEKRQAVEDLFWGILSSREFLFNH, via the coding sequence ATGTTTCCTGCCAGACGAGTCACACGCTTCACACTATTTTTGATTTTGACCGGACTGCTTTCTCCCGGCTTACACTCGGGCTCTCTTCGTGCTGCGGATGCTGTTGAAAAAATCGTCCTGCTTCCGGAAACGATTCACCTCTCCGGCAAAGAAGCGCGGCATGGCGTTTCGATTCAGAAAATCAACCAGGACGCTGAAATTGCGGGGCCAGTCACGGCGGAATCCCAACTTTCATCCAGCAATCCGGCCGTCGCTAAAATCGAAGGCCAGACCGTTGTTCCCGTTGCAAACGGAACGGCTGTCATCACTGCAACGCTGGGAAAACTGAAGACGAGCAGTCAGGTCAATGTCACAGGCATCGACAAACCGCATCAATGGAGTTTCCGAAATGATGTGCAGCCCGTCTTAACCAAAGCAGCCTGTAATTCCGGTCCCTGCCATGGGGCTCTTGCCGGCAAAGGAGGTTTTCGTTTGTCATTGAAAGCCTATGATGTTAAAGGAGACTTTCATACGATCGTGAAACAGTCACGCGGACGCCGAATTGAACTGTCCGACCCGGCACGCAGTCTGTTTCTGATCAAACCAACGGGCGCGGTTCCTCACAAAGGGGGCGTGCGTTTCGAAACCGACTCACCCGAATACCGTATTCTGTCGGAATGGATTGCGCAAGGTGCTCCTGCTCCCGCTGAAACCGATCCGGTTATCGAACGCCTGGAAGTCCTGCCGGCCCGCTCCATCCTGACAAAAGGACAAACGCAAAATCTGCTCGTGCAGGCACACTATTCCGATCAGTCAGTGCGCGATGTGACACAGTGGACCGCGTTTTCTTCGGTCAATGAAAGTGTGGCATCCGTTGACGAGCGGGGAACGGTCAAAGTCACCGGTTTTGGAGAAGGAGCGATTGTCTGTAATTTCTCCAGTAAAATCGCCATCTCCAAAATCACGTCACCTTACGAACAGAAAATCGATCTCGCCCTGTATGCTCAGTCGCCGAAACACAATTTCATCGATGAGCTGGTGATTAAACAGTTAAAACGGTTGAACCTCCCCCCTTCTCCTCAATCGAATGACGCCGACTTTATCCGCAGAGCCTTTATCGACACCATCGGTACGCTACCCAAACCAGAAGAAGTCGAAGCATTTGTCGCTGACAAAAATCCCGACAAGCGAAATAAACTGATTGACCAACTGCTGGATCGCCCGGAGTTTGTCGATTACTGGACTTACAAATGGTCGGATCTGCTACTGGTAAATGGAGCCCTGATTCGCCCACAGGCGGTAAAAGCCTATCATGAGTGGATTCACTCGCATGTGAAGCAAAATACTCCCTGGGATCAGATGGTGCGGGAATTGATCACCGCGCAAGGCAGCAGTATCGAAAATGGTGCCACGAATTTTTATGCGATCCATCAGGATCCGGAATCGATGACGGAAAATGTCAGTCAGGCGTTTCTGGGTCTGGCGATCGGGTGTGCGAAATGCCATAACCATCCGCTGGAGAAATGGACAAACAATCAATACTATGCGATGGCGAATTTCTTTTCTCGCGTCCGCGCCAAAGGCTGGGGCGGCAGTCAGAGTTCAGGAGATGGTATCCGAACCCTATTCGTGGCGACCGAAGGAGATCTGGTGCAACCTTTAACGGGCAAACCCCAACCGCCGACTCCACTGGATGGAAAACCGATCGACATCAATGCCCCGGAAGACCGCCGCGTTTATCTGGCCAACTGGTTGACTTCGAAAGAGAATCACTTATTCAGCCGTTCTATTACCAACCGTGTCTGGGCCAACTTCTTTGGAGTGGGCCTTGTGGAATCGGTGGATGACATGCGGGAATCGAATCCTGCCAGCAATGAGGAATTACTGGCCGCTACGTCTGACTATCTGGTTCAGCAGCAGTTTGATTTAAAGGCGCTGATGAAAGTCATTCTGCAATCGGCTGCGTACCAACGCAGCAGCCAGCCGCTACCGGAAAACAAGGATGAAAAGCGATTTTACTCACGGTATTATCCCCGCCGCATGATGGCGGAAGTTTTGCTCGATGCCATTTCGCAAGTCACAGAAGTGCCTGACGAATTCACACAATATTTTGAGCCGAGTCCGCAAAAAACAGACTTTTACCCCAAAGGGACGCGGGCGATTCAGCTTTATGATTCTTCTGTGATTTCCTACTTCCTGAAAACCTTCGGCCGGAACGAACGGATGATTACCTGTGAATGCGAACGGACCGAAGAACCCACGATGGTACAGGTCCTGCACCTTTCGAACGGTGATACGATCAACGACAAGCTCAAAGCCAAAGAGAGTCGTGTCACGAAACTGCTGGACGCCAAAAAATCAGACAAGGAATTGATTGCCGACATTTACATGCTCTGCCTGTCTCGCAAGCCGACACAAAAAGAGGAAACCGAACTGACGAAACTGCTGGCAGAAACGCCACAGGCAGAAAAACGTCAGGCTGTCGAAGACTTGTTCTGGGGCATTCTGAGCAGCCGCGAGTTTCTGTTTAACCACTAA
- a CDS encoding sugar-binding protein gives MTCRELIRNGRFLATLLSISFLFAGCNQQKGNESSDATGSKSAEKNDVAFVTNGIASFWVIAQKGAEKAGEDLDVNVEVRMPPKGVTDQKRMVQELLAQGIDGIAISPIDPDNQNDLLQEIADNSILVTQDSDAPESPRQCYIGMDNYKAGRMCGELVKEALPDGGEIMLFVGRLGQANAKLRRQGVIDELMDRSHDNTRYDEPGKVIKNEKYTILDTRLDDFDFPQAKANAQDAIANNPDLKGMVGLFAYNPPLCLEAIRDAGKLNEIKVISFDEDETSLQGIVDGTVEGTVVQNPYQYGYESVRVLNALANGDKSVIPENKIIHIPARKITKDNVKEFWAELKSLIGDTDQTKNGKSELEKTETKTSTEKQKDAKADE, from the coding sequence ATGACTTGTCGTGAATTGATTCGGAATGGCCGCTTTTTAGCAACATTATTAAGTATCTCATTCCTCTTTGCGGGCTGTAATCAGCAAAAAGGCAATGAGAGTTCTGACGCAACAGGTTCAAAATCTGCAGAAAAAAATGATGTGGCCTTTGTCACAAATGGGATCGCTTCGTTCTGGGTGATTGCACAGAAAGGCGCAGAAAAAGCGGGAGAGGATCTGGATGTGAATGTAGAAGTTCGCATGCCTCCCAAAGGTGTCACCGATCAAAAAAGAATGGTGCAGGAACTTTTAGCGCAAGGCATTGATGGAATCGCCATTAGCCCGATCGACCCTGATAATCAGAATGATCTGTTACAGGAAATCGCTGACAACTCCATTCTGGTCACACAGGATTCCGATGCACCAGAGAGTCCGCGGCAATGTTATATTGGCATGGACAACTACAAAGCGGGCCGCATGTGTGGTGAACTGGTCAAGGAAGCGCTGCCCGATGGCGGTGAAATCATGCTGTTTGTCGGACGACTGGGACAAGCCAATGCGAAGCTAAGACGGCAAGGAGTCATCGATGAATTGATGGATCGCTCGCATGATAACACACGCTATGATGAGCCGGGAAAAGTCATCAAAAACGAGAAATACACGATCCTGGATACACGTCTGGACGATTTTGATTTCCCACAAGCGAAAGCCAATGCTCAGGATGCGATTGCCAATAACCCCGACCTGAAAGGTATGGTTGGTCTGTTTGCTTACAATCCTCCGCTGTGTTTAGAAGCGATTCGTGATGCCGGGAAACTGAATGAGATTAAAGTCATTTCATTCGATGAAGATGAAACCAGTCTACAAGGGATCGTTGACGGGACTGTCGAAGGAACCGTCGTTCAGAATCCTTACCAGTACGGATATGAATCGGTTCGTGTTCTGAACGCGCTTGCCAACGGCGACAAATCTGTCATACCAGAAAATAAAATCATTCATATTCCTGCTCGCAAAATCACCAAAGACAATGTGAAAGAGTTCTGGGCTGAGCTGAAATCTCTGATCGGTGATACCGATCAAACAAAGAACGGCAAATCTGAGTTAGAGAAAACAGAAACTAAAACATCTACCGAAAAACAGAAAGATGCTAAGGCGGATGAGTAA